The Etheostoma spectabile isolate EspeVRDwgs_2016 chromosome 9, UIUC_Espe_1.0, whole genome shotgun sequence DNA segment AGGCCAGAAGGCAACTCGATTACAAACTGGTTGTTTGGACTTTAAAGGTTCAGTTCTGTTCGGTTTtccgaaaagaaaaaatgacagtTAATACGCAttatatttcattaaaatattCATTTCTTCTGACAGTGGAGTTTCTCTTTATTGTAGACAAGGTGGAGCATCTCTACAACAAAATTCTGTGGTATCAGTTACAATATATTAGCAATAGGAacacttatatatacacatatgtactACAAAAGTAATTGGGACCCCTCAAAATTATCTTGGGACCCCATCcccagattagggaccactgttACAACATTGTCATGTCACCACATATACAGGGGTATGTAGCCTTAGTCAACCAACCTCAGTTGCACCGGCGTCCTTCAGCAGTTTTATAATGGGGGAGATGGTGTTGCCTCTGACGATGGAGTCATCTACCAGCACCACCCGTTTCCCGGCAAAGTTGTCTGTTAAAGCCCCAAACTTCTTGGCAACTCCTAGCTGCCTCAGCCGGGTATTTGGTTGAATAAAGGTTCTCCCGACGTAGCGGTTCTTACACagaacctctatatatgggagCCCAGACTGTGGAGAACAACAAGAGCGAAGCTTGTGAGGACAGACGTCTATCAGGAGGGGGGTGTATCACTGCATTTCTTTTACGGAGTTCGAGCAGACAGCTTGTAGACAGACCTGCTGAGCGTAGCCCAGGGCAGCAGGAGTTGCAGACTCTGGCACGGTGCTGACCACGTCTGCGTCTGTTGGAGCCTCGATGGCTAACTGCCGACCACAGCGCTGCCTGACGGTGTAGACCATCTGCCCTGCAGCACAGGGATAGAAAATACTGAACATATAATAATCGGAACTTAGATAAAACGTAATTATAAGCCAACAACAAAGCCAAACAGTTAAGATCGGAATGGTATTTAAAGGATGGTctgtaaaaaatattcaaacCTTCAAAAATGGAGTCCGGTCTGGCAAAGTACACATATTCAAATATGCAGAAGGCAGGGAGGTCTCCCTCAGGGCGAGGGACGACACTCAGAGACTTGACTCCGTGCTTGGATATCTGGACTATCTCTCCTGGTAAGACCTCTCTGTAATACCTGGGGACCAAGAATGGTCATTACCCACAACACCTCCAACATAATGCAGAAGATTTTCCATATGTGGTGAAAACTGACTTGGCACCGATGGACTGGAAGCTGCAGGACTCGGACGACACAACCCACCCCTCAGTGTCCTCCTCTTCAGCACCGCACCAAAAGGGACAAAGAATGACGTTAATCATCCACGAGCCTCCAACAAAAAATGCCCTGACTTGTTTATCAGTAGGAGTTAGGGTCTTTTAAGGAGAAACATGTCCATGCTTAGGGTCTCTGACTTGACGGTCTCATTTAATATGTAGAATACCTGAACTGTGCAGTTTAGAGACAGGAACAACCCGTCCAATGCAGAGGGGTCGGTTTCCGTATGGGTCACGCACCGCATAGATAACATCTTTGAACATCACCAACAGTGAGTACGCTGTAGGGGTCTCAGTCATCAGATTTGTAATCctacaatacaaaacaacagGTATTTAAATAGTAagaatatttcatttttttatttatgcagcATCCAGTCACAACACTGACCTGGCAACCCAGTCTGGGGCGTCCTGCTCCTCCATGGGTGGAGTCAACGCCAGCAGTTGGGTGATGAGCTCGCTGTCTGAGCTGGTGGAGAGGCCAACACCATGGCGCATTACCTGCACGCCACATTCACAATGACTCactcatatatacagtatatatgtatatagaaaATATTTGTCATGCAAGCTAATCTCCATTTCCTTGCATTTATTCATTTGTTATAAAAGAAAAGTTATGACAACTACACATCACTCATGTTAAATAGATgctatacacactgtatatagtGGCATGGTTTGTCATAAGTAGCTTATATTTCATTGCAGGTTTTTATTCGTGCAGACCAAATCCAACAGAGTACACAGGGAGGCCATTGATATGCACCAGCTTCTGTAAGGTAAGAGGCCATCCTCACTTTTTTCCGCAGGGCATACGCATTAATCAGCTCTCCATTGTGCGCTACGGCAATCTTGCCATGCAGCGTATCCACCACAAAGGGCTGGCAGTTCTGCAGCTCGGAGATCCCAGTAGTTGAATAGCGTGTGTGACAAATACCGAGGTTACCATAGCGCAGCTTCAGAAGAGCATCGGGTGGGAAAGCACTGCTCACTAATCCCAttccctaaaaaaaacaaaaacaataatggcAAGAGGAATCAGTGAGAGATGTTACGCAATCTGCCCAGATAGAAGTATAATATGCATCATGTTGTAGAGTGGAAAACTAGGTCACAGACAGTGTGATGAAGCTTTAGAACAAACCAGCACAGCCATTATCAACCAGTCAATACaactgtgttttggtgtgtacaTACATGCGTTTTTATTTACAGTgagctttaaagaaaaagaaaaaaaaNNNNNNNNNNaaaaaaaaaaaaaaggagtgaaaatgtttcctgtatttgCACAGTGCGAGTCAAACTCTGCTTCAGTCTGAAAAGTACAAGGGGCTTCTATTCGAGACTAATGTTACCTTGTGGGTTGTGTACGTGGGTGGACTGGCTCCATTACTTGTGACAATCCCAGCACTTTCCTGACCCCTGAGTAGACACAAGCAATCACATGTAAATTCTAACAGTGTAATATAGATCAGTGGGAAGTGAGTTTTATATTGGATGATTTTTCAGTCTTTTTCCTGCAGGACTAAACGTGACAAAACTTGTGCAATAGTCAAAGCTGGATATGAGCCTCGGGCAaaccaaactgtttttttttttttcgttaaaagtaaaatgaaacAGGAAGGAgaagctgcaaaaaaaaccaCCCACAAACGTCTGCTTCTCTGCCATATACGGAGAGTCGTCTTGCTGCAGTTTCAGCCTGTGTATCAAGCTGCTTCTCGGATTACAGTTGGCCCCTCCCACTCGGCACACAGCTTAAGCCAGTGGTGAGGCTGCTTTTCAGCATGGAGGCGTTGCTTTCAGGCTTAACCGCCTGGTTGCCTAGGGAACCGGGCAGCAGAGACAGACGGATTGGGGAAAAGAAAGCGTTTCCAGGTCAGCTCCAACAtggagagaggagcagagagacaaagaggaggTGATAGGGAGGTGGCAGAGGAAAAAGGCTCGGTGGAGAGGCAGTGGGGGGAGGCAGAGGTGCTGGCTCTCATGTCAGCGTGGGACGAGGTGGGAGCTCAGCACGTAGCTGAGAGCAGAACCACATTTGAGTTGATCTCAGAGCGTCTGAGGAGGCTCAGTGTTGTGCGCAGCTGGTGGGAGTGTCAGGCCAAGTGCAGGAGCCTGGGACTCAGGAGCAGGAAGCCAGACGCGGCAGCAGGCCCTTCTGCAAACTACAGCCCAGCCGTGGATGGAAGGCCAGGGGAGAGCTGGGAGGAAGAGGTGGAAGATGTTGGCAAAAGAGGAAGCTACCCTTCCTCAGTCCCTATCCCAAAGCAGGAAGGTAAATGTAGGTTCAACCCCGAGGGGTTTAGCGCTGATGATCATGGCAACGCTCAACACATTTTAGTATTTAATCAACCGACAGATCAGGAGATAAACAAGCATGCCAGTCAAACTAGTTTAAGCTTCAAACTGAAATAGAAACTTTTTTTAAGCAGTAGTTTTGCctgatttaacattttaaaacagtctgaaaaagtcagattaaaaaaaaaaacttttcacaaGCTCTGACTTATTTTCCCAATCAAAATTGAGCCAAAGGTAACAacagcatgtgcatgtgtgtacaggTATCAAGGCTCTGACCCATCGGGCTCTTCCTTACACTGCGAGTGGGGCTGAGGAGGGGGGCCGCCACTGGACCGACGACGAGGTGAGAGCCCTGTTGTGTGTCTGGGCTGACCGGCGCGTTCGAGAGCGCCTGAAGTGCACACTGCGCAACAAATCCATCTTCCAAGAGATGGCCCGCCAGATGCAAAGGAACTTCGGGGTGATACGCAACTGGAAACAATGTCGAACCAAATACAAGAACTTGAAATACGACTACAAGACGGCGAAAAGCGCTCACGCGGTTGGAGGCAGCGGCGCAGGAAGCCCGGGAAAGTACATGAAGTTCTTCGATGAGGTGGAAGCCATTCTGCTGGACCGCGGACTGGAAAACGGGGCCTTGGAGATGCAGAAGAGGCTGTATGATGAAGAAGCGGGGGCAGGGAGGCTTCAGACGCCAGCCTCAGAGAGCGAGGTTGTCATTGAAATAGATGATGGTATGTATTCAGTCTGCAGTGCGCATAGTAGTTTTGTATACAAAGGCTAAAAAGAACAATACATctctacttttttattttttaaatttccagaTGATAACAGCGATGACTACGATATGGACGGAGACATGGAAGCAAAATGGAGAGGAGCAGGTACGCCACTTGAATAACCAGTGCACCTACATTATATGTAATACTTTCTTTCCCCTAATTTGTTTGCTATTCATTCCAGATGCCCATTTAACAGTCACAGATCCACCCAGCGCCGACCAGTTCCACGTGGTCATGGTGTCGGACACGGGCCGGAACTGGAGCGACCAGGAGGTGCGAGCGCTGATTCGAGTCTGGTCCGATGAGCGCGTGTGCAGGCAGTTGGAGAGCTCGACTAGAAAGAGAGACATCTTCGTCCAGATCTCCAACAGGCTAATGCAGCAAGGCATCGAACGGGACTGGAAGCAGTGCCACACCAAGTACAAAAACCTCAAGTACCTCTACCGCTCGCTTCAGAGAGGAAAGAGTGATGAAGCCGACCCGAGGCGCCTTATGAGGTTCTACGATGAGGTGGACGCCATTATGAATCGCACAACCAATGGCTCGCCACATGACACGGGAGCTGCAGACCACCAAGCCGATTTAGGCAGACTTACCATGTTGGAGGGCTGCGAGGAGAACGATCACGACGATGTCTATTTGACAAAGATGAACACAGCGGCCACAATGACAGAAGCAACTGAGGACCGAACTTGTAGCTCGGATTCTGTCTTATCTATTTGCCTCGATGGTACGCCAAAAAACGAAGATCCGAGGCTGCATGCGGTCCAGGAGCTTCGCATGGATCAACAGCACAGATTAATGAGTGAGCCCAGTGTCAGTATTCATTCATGGGTAGTGGGCCGGTGTTTGATGAAAACAATTCACATGTAGCTTTCTACAACTATTACCAAAATCCAGTCAAGAAACATACAGAGATATAGATCCATAGCATCGCTTATGCCTATGACTCACATGTACAAAATTCAAATGTTACTACTATCACTTTAAATTATGATCTCCCAAACTTCAAGCAATGATCGACATTTTAAAAGAGTCGGTTCAACCAAATTACCAAGGAATATTTTGTTCACTGACCTCGCTGTGGACTGGCTTTTAATGAGAGATTATCTTATAATTATTAAAGTGCATGCACTGGGAAAGAAGTAGAAAAAATCTGGACAAATCGAAGCTAAACTATCTGCATGGTTCCAGTAATTTGTAATTTAGTTGGGGTGGGAATTACCAGACAGACGCCTCCTGATACactatcatcacaatacttatgccacgacACATTATTTTTGCGATTTTAAACGTATTGCAATATTCCGCAATatgttgcaatttataaccttttttccaacttctattttttcccaatttcaaatgacgtccccaaaaggaaactttgtcaacatttgttttaccTAAAATTTCACTGTTTgctcatatcacttcaattttattgccgcaaaatgggacaaactgaccaacacatatataacaaaagatcgatacttggcgcccGTGTATctatacagtattgccactgaaaatatcgcaatactatgctgtatacatttttttccccaccgcTATAATTTAGGCAAACTACCCTTGAAATAAGCTACATAggaactaggcctgcacgattaattgtTATAACAGAGATCTTGATTCACCCGGTTcactatttaatttttaattaactttgatttaagttgtgtttttttaatgactttgattctcatttaattttacgagccgacttcATCACAAACGCAACTACTTTCTTcagtgagttttaaacatagactgtataaaataggtgtaaaagcgctcccaagcgctgcgATGCTCTCCCATCTTGTCATTGAAGCCTATCGGTTAACAGGCTTGGTCAATTTGCTATaggggccaaaaaaaaaaaaaatttgtttgatactgccaatttgttttgttttgtcatggtccaaacaaatcatggcagagaatcgGGATATCAGTTCTAAGCACcccaaaaaaattgtgatttatatttttcaaccTTTTCCAAAAGCAAGAATGTAAACACTTCTTTACGCTTTTAAAGAACGGCCTGTTGTCTTGTAACTGTGATTGTTGTTCGCAGGCTCCTCTGAAACACAAgtgaagagagaggagatgtaTTCGGCAAGTAGAAGAATGAAGAGGAAAGCTGTGGATCAAGGTTTGAAATGTTTCTCCCTCTGTAATCACTTGCTATGTCCCTCACATGATGTCCCCAAAAAGCCTGCAATTTGTGACTCAGTCCCATGAGCCTCATAATGAAATAATGGATAAAGGCACGGTTGTTAAGTGCTAACAAGAGCCACAACTCATGAGGATATTCCCTGTCAGaccaagagaaaaagagactttGCTCACCCATGAAGATGTAGCATAGTGTTTCCCTAATAACAGCGTACGGGTAATGTaatataatcattttaaatCTGCCTTTTTCAGACCCTACACTCCAGGCACCGGTAAAAAAACTGGACACTGGCTTGGATAACGTGGAGGCCCAGTGTAAAGAAGAGCAGGATAACATCCCGATAATGAAGATCAATTCAGTCTGTTCAATAGCCTTCTCCAATCCATCCCCAGAGAAAGAGGTACTACCTACTAATCTCATGACATCCAATTATGCAACCAAAGTAAATTGAGAAATCATTCTTAAACAGGCTGTAGACATCCAGAAAAGACTGCTGTGCTGGAAGAAATGTTGTAAACTCACAGATTATATAGGCTACATCTTATTATTTCTTCCTTTTAGGGGCCTTTGTGTCATCTTTTAAAGCTGCAAGtccattaatcaattagtttAACGACAGAAATTTTATCAATTACTACTCATCAATTGGTTTTTGGACCATGGGTCAAAAATAAACAGCAAATCAATTACATAAATATGATATTGGGCCCtttgacatttaaaatacatttattaattcAGACATTTGCACCTCTAATGGGTAATTTTAGAGCCTTTTTAGGTGGGCTCAAACCCCCCTAATTTCATCCAGCCCCCTTAaagttatatttaaaaaaatgtgatttaaattaattttggtGCTTATTGTGAGAGTTTGGGTccacattctcattaggggctgagcccacCAATAGGTCTGAATCGCCCCTGCTCGGTACCACATACatattatattgtaatatttgaGACTGAATCTGTTAAGTCAGTATTTAGTTTATGGTGACATTTACGAAAATTAATTTCTTCAATTCGTTCACGCTTGATTCGGTGCCATTGACGATTTTAGACCCTTTATAGAACCGCCCCTGCTCGGTGCCCTCTTCTTATCCAAGTAAAGTTAGCAGGGAATGCAGCCATAGTTCGTGGCCGGTGGACACCTTGACCTTTCCCGGTGTGTACGGTGTAACTCTGGCGTAACTCTGGCGTTTCACGTTAAAATTTGACAACTTTAGCCGACCAGGCTTGCAGAATTACGAGGCTGGTGGAACTTAAGCGTggttttctttagaaatgtaacgcctacttgtttttttcccccctgtaGTTCCCAAGTGTGGTTAGCTACAATTCCATGTCTCCTCT contains these protein-coding regions:
- the ppat gene encoding amidophosphoribosyltransferase isoform X1; protein product: MEFEASGIGEECGVFGCVAAGEWPTQLEVAQVLTLGLVALQHRGQESAGIVTSNGASPPTYTTHKGMGLVSSAFPPDALLKLRYGNLGICHTRYSTTGISELQNCQPFVVDTLHGKIAVAHNGELINAYALRKKVMRHGVGLSTSSDSELITQLLALTPPMEEQDAPDWVARITNLMTETPTAYSLLVMFKDVIYAVRDPYGNRPLCIGRVVPVSKLHSSGAEEEDTEGWVVSSESCSFQSIGAKYYREVLPGEIVQISKHGVKSLSVVPRPEGDLPAFCIFEYVYFARPDSIFEGQMVYTVRQRCGRQLAIEAPTDADVVSTVPESATPAALGYAQQSGLPYIEVLCKNRYVGRTFIQPNTRLRQLGVAKKFGALTDNFAGKRVVLVDDSIVRGNTISPIIKLLKDAGATEVHIRVASPPIRHPCYMGINIPTKEELIANKPEFQDIAGYIGAASVQYLTVEGLVSAVQEGIASLQQKDRISSNNKSSKRVGHCTACLTGKYPVELEW
- the ppat gene encoding amidophosphoribosyltransferase isoform X2, yielding MEFEASGIGEECGVFGCVAAGEWPTQLEVAQVLTLGLVALQHRGQESAGIVTSNGASPPTYTTHKGMGLVSSAFPPDALLKLRYGNLGICHTRYSTTGISELQNCQPFVVDTLHGKIAVAHNGELINAYALRKKVMRHGVGLSTSSDSELITQLLALTPPMEEQDAPDWVARITNLMTETPTAYSLLVMFKDVIYAVRDPYGNRPLCIGRVVPVSKLHSSEEDTEGWVVSSESCSFQSIGAKYYREVLPGEIVQISKHGVKSLSVVPRPEGDLPAFCIFEYVYFARPDSIFEGQMVYTVRQRCGRQLAIEAPTDADVVSTVPESATPAALGYAQQSGLPYIEVLCKNRYVGRTFIQPNTRLRQLGVAKKFGALTDNFAGKRVVLVDDSIVRGNTISPIIKLLKDAGATEVHIRVASPPIRHPCYMGINIPTKEELIANKPEFQDIAGYIGAASVQYLTVEGLVSAVQEGIASLQQKDRISSNNKSSKRVGHCTACLTGKYPVELEW
- the paics gene encoding bifunctional phosphoribosylaminoimidazole carboxylase/phosphoribosylaminoimidazole succinocarboxamide synthetase isoform X1, whose translation is MERGAERQRGGDREVAEEKGSVERQWGEAEVLALMSAWDEVGAQHVAESRTTFELISERLRRLSVVRSWWECQAKCRSLGLRSRKPDAAAGPSANYSPAVDGRPGESWEEEVEDVGKRGSYPSSVPIPKQEGKCIKALTHRALPYTASGAEEGGRHWTDDEVRALLCVWADRRVRERLKCTLRNKSIFQEMARQMQRNFGVIRNWKQCRTKYKNLKYDYKTAKSAHAVGGSGAGSPGKYMKFFDEVEAILLDRGLENGALEMQKRLYDEEAGAGRLQTPASESEVVIEIDDDDNSDDYDMDGDMEAKWRGADAHLTVTDPPSADQFHVVMVSDTGRNWSDQEVRALIRVWSDERVCRQLESSTRKRDIFVQISNRLMQQGIERDWKQCHTKYKNLKYLYRSLQRGKSDEADPRRLMRFYDEVDAIMNRTTNGSPHDTGAADHQADLGRLTMLEGCEENDHDDVYLTKMNTAATMTEATEDRTCSSDSVLSICLDGTPKNEDPRLHAVQELRMDQQHRLMSSSETQVKREEMYSASRRMKRKAVDQDPTLQAPVKKLDTGLDNVEAQCKEEQDNIPIMKINSVCSIAFSNPSPEKEDCPLVKKTAMASTSELKLGKKLSEGKTKQIFELVDEAGLVLVQSKDQITAGNAVRKDQMEGKAAIANRTTSCVFRLLQESGIKTAYVKQHSDTAFIATHCEMIPIEWVCRRVATGSFLKRNPGVKEGFRFSPLKMEMFFKDDANNDPQWSEEQLLEAKFSLAGLTIGQCEVDIMHRSTVAIFEILEKSWATQNCTLVDMKIEFGVNVKTQEIVLADVIDNDSWRLWPAGDRSQQKDKQVYRDLKEVTPEAMQMVKRNFEWVSERVKLLLEPQASGRVVVLMGSTSDMAHCEKIRKACTSYGIPCILRVTSAHKGPDETLRIKAEYEGDGVATVFVAVAGRSNGLGPVMSGNTAYPVINCPPLTPDWGAQDVWSSLRMPSGLGCSTILSPEAAAQFAAQIFGLNDHLVWCKLRASMLNTWVSLKLADKKLQACSL
- the paics gene encoding bifunctional phosphoribosylaminoimidazole carboxylase/phosphoribosylaminoimidazole succinocarboxamide synthetase isoform X2, translated to MERGAERQRGGDREVAEEKGSVERQWGEAEVLALMSAWDEVGAQHVAESRTTFELISERLRRLSVVRSWWECQAKCRSLGLRSRKPDAAAGPSANYSPAVDGRPGESWEEEVEDVGKRGSYPSSVPIPKQEGIKALTHRALPYTASGAEEGGRHWTDDEVRALLCVWADRRVRERLKCTLRNKSIFQEMARQMQRNFGVIRNWKQCRTKYKNLKYDYKTAKSAHAVGGSGAGSPGKYMKFFDEVEAILLDRGLENGALEMQKRLYDEEAGAGRLQTPASESEVVIEIDDDDNSDDYDMDGDMEAKWRGADAHLTVTDPPSADQFHVVMVSDTGRNWSDQEVRALIRVWSDERVCRQLESSTRKRDIFVQISNRLMQQGIERDWKQCHTKYKNLKYLYRSLQRGKSDEADPRRLMRFYDEVDAIMNRTTNGSPHDTGAADHQADLGRLTMLEGCEENDHDDVYLTKMNTAATMTEATEDRTCSSDSVLSICLDGTPKNEDPRLHAVQELRMDQQHRLMSSSETQVKREEMYSASRRMKRKAVDQDPTLQAPVKKLDTGLDNVEAQCKEEQDNIPIMKINSVCSIAFSNPSPEKEDCPLVKKTAMASTSELKLGKKLSEGKTKQIFELVDEAGLVLVQSKDQITAGNAVRKDQMEGKAAIANRTTSCVFRLLQESGIKTAYVKQHSDTAFIATHCEMIPIEWVCRRVATGSFLKRNPGVKEGFRFSPLKMEMFFKDDANNDPQWSEEQLLEAKFSLAGLTIGQCEVDIMHRSTVAIFEILEKSWATQNCTLVDMKIEFGVNVKTQEIVLADVIDNDSWRLWPAGDRSQQKDKQVYRDLKEVTPEAMQMVKRNFEWVSERVKLLLEPQASGRVVVLMGSTSDMAHCEKIRKACTSYGIPCILRVTSAHKGPDETLRIKAEYEGDGVATVFVAVAGRSNGLGPVMSGNTAYPVINCPPLTPDWGAQDVWSSLRMPSGLGCSTILSPEAAAQFAAQIFGLNDHLVWCKLRASMLNTWVSLKLADKKLQACSL